Within Haematobia irritans isolate KBUSLIRL chromosome 2, ASM5000362v1, whole genome shotgun sequence, the genomic segment cacatcagccgcttcaatcgagtcatcaagaatgttctcttcagagatctcggtgactctcgcaataaccataggttcaactttggtgagttctgaggcaatagaaacctcctctcgcatacggtgtctattcatgtcttcaactttggtatctccctcgacttcgcaagaggatccgcttacttctgattcagacagaggtttgtccatttctgaatcctttagctgatcgtttttatataccttcatttggatataatgaaagccataacatacacggccctgggactttgccagatgtggcaaagactgagtgttcaatataaacactgcatgccgtcttggtccatccacttcatccaaacggccaaccttccaatcagctgttggaagatctggattgcatcgtttcagtctatttaaaatagattcagggtcagaagggtttgcaggtatccaggcatgtgctctaggtctagccggtatgtcgaggatctgggccgggaaacttttccagcacctgtgagtagacgacagacagagcattctcaatttccccccatttttgctttggaaccataccgtccaatgctcctttattaatgatagccatcacaaggctatctttagcaactgaggcaaacgatctttgatcccttttggaggatggcagctcatccggcgatcgttccctttttccagtctcaagaattccttgagcccattttaaggaatcgctttgtttagccgacagcgtgcttgggtcgactgatcctaacttctttaggataaacaaagcatttctgcgttccttgaatctctttcgtgagggattacctccttttgatgtcgttaccttagaaaaagttcgacttgtcagagtgtcgtcacctgtcgacccgtctacaggtcgactaattgggcctaactcttggtcattgcccagatttataactccagtcgatacccgtccactgggccctgaagttagcaacccagtggatgacttggaatttcgctgcatggtggcttaatatcccaccacacttgaaattcgtagtaggtacctattacgatgagtttatccgctattgaaaaacacgtccgttccgttcgacggttgaatagagagCGCTGGGTAAACAAtagataaattttagacaaacaaaattgggaggaaagaattaattTTTGGCTCAAACACCGTGAACCTTCCAGAGCACAAATCCATTTTAGCTCCATTTTcgtttatggaattattatgttttgaaaaagattctttatcattaaaatttttttgataaaaatgataAAGGTTTgaacttttcgaagaaattcagagAACTCTAAACAACGTTTGCAATATCCGTCTTCCAACCATTTGTTTCATTGTCTGTACGTTTCGGAAGTTTGTTTGTTTACTGGGTATTTTTGATATGTATTTAAAAGGaagaatttgaattttaaataataactgAAAGGATACTTTGAACTATCAAACCTATTTGTGCCAAACCCCATGTTATATATACTTAGCCAATATAACATATTGCTATAATTAGCAAAAATGTCCGGGTTTGAAACGTTTCCATTAACTTATTTACAGTTTTTGAACCAATATTGTTATAGTCTCACAAAAGTTcaactaaaattaatataatttagttaATATGAATTTTAAGAGAAgagtaggattttttttatttaaataaatagatgatttttgttacaaaaatttatttagcatGTTTCCTggcttttgttttcttttatagcggtttttggtgaaacaattctggcatttCTGCATAAAAATTATGTGGTTTGTTTGATTCCTAGCTCCTTTTGATTTAGAATCAGTACCAACCTCATTAAAGTAAAgagaaaaatcttttttctttaGGCttagaaaaattcatttctcaGTACATTTTTTTGATGCGAAACTGATGATTTTCCatgatttataatttttgaaaaaaaagactttaaattaattagtataCTATACTATAGCAGTATTTTGAGTAGCTTCAAACCAACCCTCACCCAAAAAGACAAACTCTTTAggtacatttaatttttttttaatatcgtaggttttctttatttttttgtcatcattttatacaTTTGTTCTTAAAAGacttatttacaaaaaatttaaaaataaaaaaattgtttacattacaataacataatacaaaaaaaaacagaaaaatattaatttacacacaaaagaaaaaataatatacaaacaattttgttaagctTATCTACGCTAAACTGGGCAACTTTTTGAAAAGGACAAAACACCAGAATAAAATCAATCAAGCAATTTGAAGCTGGAGAATATTTTTCTCGCTCTCTTTCTATTTTTCCTGTGTAGTTATCACAAGGAAAAATTCCAAACGTTCATATCACAATTGTTAATTTGTCTAGTGAAGGGAAAGAGGAGGTATTCGAAgaaaaatataagaaatttttaaataaaaatattttttgttgttttgtagaaaaactaaaagatttataataagattgtcattataaaaatttagtcataTATGGAAGTCATAAAGCCTTCTTTGGATTCATTGGCAGTGTATAAGACAGCTTCAAGAATTTCTTAACTAATTTCACCAGCGTTTTGCTACATTTCAAAATTTGCCCTTAGGCTTAAACGGAAATAGCAAACAGTTAGGGTTTCCCTCAATTAACATAGTGGCAAAGATTATTCCTTTTCTATTCTTAACGAATAGCAAAAGGAAATTCAAATTTCAGtgggaagaaaaaaataaaaaaattaaaactagttCATGTTTCTCTAATAAAACGAAAAGACCTCATTTACACTCTTTTGTTTGTGGGTGTTGGTGATGTTTTTTTGGATTCATTTAGAATAGGCTCTGAGATCTCCAACTCAAGGCTTACTTCTTTTTGTGGTGATAGCCACCATGATGAGATTCGGTGATTATGGCACCATGACCACCACCCAAGTAACCATGACCGCCATAGTAGCCTCCATGACCACTACCAGAAATGGCGTAGCCGGCATAACCACCATATCCACCATGACCGCCATATCCGGTTCCATAGGAAACGGCAGCGCCGCCAGCACCACCATGTTGTACAACAGATTGACTTGCAACAACAGGTACTGCTACGGGCACTGGCACTGGTCTGTCAACGGTGACTTGTACAGGCTTGGCAACAGGTACTGGGTAGGGACGATCTACGGCTACTTTCACTGGTACTGGCACTGGACGATCGACAGCATAGGGTACTGGTTTCTCAACGGTGTAGGGTTGAGGGACTGGCACGGGTACTTTAACTGGATAGGGACGATCCACAGGCACTGGGTAAGGACGGTCAACGCGATAAGGTACTTCTACGCGGACTTGTTTCTCAACGACGACGGGATAAGGCTTTTCAACAGCAACAGGGTAGGGTTTGGGTACAGCAACAGGCACTGGACGATCAACTGGAACATGAACGGGTACTTTAACATGTTTGACAACTTCGTAGGGTTGTGGAACTGGAACGGCAACCTTGACTGGTACTTGAACATGTTTGACAACTTCATAGGGTTGTGGTACGGGTACTTTGACTGGAACTTGAACGTGCTTAATAACTTCATAGGGTTGGGGTACGGGCACCTTGACGGGATATGGACGATCAACAGGCACATGAACAGGTACTTCAACCTTTTTGATCACTTCATAGGGTTGTGGCACATGTACTGGTACTTTAACATATTCCTTAACATGAACAGGAACCTTTTTGATCACTTCATAGGGTTGAGGTACTGGAACTTTTACTTCAACGGGAACATGTTTGATATGTTCCACTGGATAAGGACGATCAACTGTCACGGGGTAAGGGACACCCTTAGTAATTGTGATGGTCTTATGAACATCAGCCATTTGGCTAATTAAAAATTCGCTAGGTGCAGCATGACCATAGGCTATAGCTGGACCCGAATGACCAATAATGGCAGCACCACCACTATGACCAAAACCGTAGCCATGACCCGATGCAATAGAACCATGACCTAAATAGCCTAGATCTAATCCGGAATGGCCATAGCCATAGCCCAATTCAAGTAAGCCACGTTTGTCCAATTTCTTTTCTAATGGAACTTTTTTCTCGCCCACGGATTTTTTGGCAGCTGTCTCAGCATAAGCTGAAGCCACCAGTAATGTGGCAAGGCAGATCTGAAATGAGAGGAAAAggagaaaataatttatttcgaatttttatgaAGGAATTGAATGGAAAGTATGTTATATGAAAACTGATTTTTAAATCtgttttaaattgtaattttatatttaattgggtgacatattttatatatgattttttattctAAATTGAATTTCCcagtgaaaatttttctttctgaaagtaaatttctttaaatccaaCGAATATTCACAACTGTGGTCTGGATTTTACGAACATGGTTCGAAGGAGGCCTCCTTTATCAGGGGTTTACAAAATCCCTCGCCTCTGTCAAACTGATTCAATACGACCATACAAATCAGTTTAGTTTGAtttcaaactaaaaaataaatactcTCTAGGAATATCAGTCGGTCTGAAGATATGGATATTTTTTATTCggccaagtatttttttaattctcataACATCTTGGGCATGAATCTGACTCACTGGCAGTACTGACTTtatgtatgacaaaatttaattatagcaTGTACttttttatatgcttgaaacttagttttgtaaaaaaaattgggatttttatttatctttactAGAAAAGCTAAAATATTCTGTCATTGGCCTAGTTATTGAATGTCCATGTTGAAACGTTTGATCTTCGAAGCATAGCTTCttccattttcattatttttcatacaaaaagacAAATTATTTCTATCATATAGTGTAACAATCTTGAGCGACAAATCTgtagaaaatcataaaaaacattaaaataatatataaacacTAAACCCTGACTCAAAGCCAAAACGTTAATTACATGGGGGTAAAAAACGTCTCATTTCCTTGGGCTTCTCAACCAAAGAaaacaaactaaataaaaaataaacgaaattaaGCCTAAgcaattaaataatttcaaattataaataattatttagaaTTGTATTTGATCTTTGAGGTAACGGATGTCCAACTTTTGTTCCAACCGCtatgaaaatataacaaaaaaaggtttgtgtcttaagtcttttgttttgattaatttCGAAACTAATTTTCTTTGACCAGAGCATaacaaactatttttttctcataattaAAGCTAGTATACCACAACAAAATACAGGTGTTGAAAATTGAGACAACCTTGCTATATAGACTTTAACACTTCAAATGCCAGCAAAAGGCCATTAAAATAATTATGCAAATTCACATAAGCAAAACAGCTACTGCATATGAGAgttaaaattcaacaaaatagtTCGCAAACCTCCAGAGAAAGACGTGAAAGGCCGAAGGGAATGTGCACAATTGTTTTTATGAATGAATGAGAAGGAGATGATCAAAAAACGATTGAATTATCTTAACCAAAGCAAATTGCCGTAAAAAAAAACTGAGCCAAATATTATATGAGCTCAAgcggtttatttgtttttttttaagtggcGTTTAAACATAAACAAAAGCGAAACTCAACTCACATAAAACCTGACctaccacaaaattttcaaagcatTTCAAATTGGCTTTTTTTACTCTTAGCCAAAATGGGAAGATATGTAGACTTAACATTAggtttgtaacacataaaaCAAAACTAGGAACAATAAATTTGAGAACAGATAAATTACGATGATTGTATACAGTATCATCCTCactattttattgtaaatgaatGGATGTGCATCCAGAGACTTtggcaaacaaataaataatttcaaaaataaattccaaatatTAGAAAGTCTGATGTAAAATTAACgcagtggaccattttttgttgtttgtcatCAACGGCTACTATCAAATATTCAGGCAGATTGGAAtcgtatttttgattttaagtcaaaaaaaattaaattaaataaaaactgaaaTATCGGCCAGTTATGAGATTTTAATTTTCGGAATGTAAATTGCATAGCGAAATCAACCTCCTTTAGTTTTGTACCTGTTTCATGATCCAGGAAAAGGACCAAGTACTGAAGGGGCATGAGatagtgacaatattttcataggaaacattgtcaaaattttatatatagaaaattttgtcaaaattttatgtctatagaaaattttgtaaaaattttatttccatagaaaatgttgtcaacattttatttctataagaaattctgccaaagttttatttccataggaaattttgtaaaaattttatttccataggaaatttttacaaaattttatttctatagaaaagattgtcaaaattttatttctatacaaaattttgtcaaaatattctataagaaatgttgtcaaaattttacttctatagaaaattttgtcaaaattttatttctatagaaaattttgtgaaaattttacttttatagaaaattttgtcaaaattttattactataagaaattttgtcaaaatttaatttttttacaaaattttgtcaaaattttatttgtatagaaaattttgtcaaaactttatttctaaagaaaatgtcaaaattttatttccataggaaattttgtcaaaattttatttctatagaaaattttgtcaaaattttatttccataggaaattttgttaaaattttatttctataggaaatattgtaaaatttttatttccataggaaatattgtcaaaattttatttctataggaaatattgtcaaatttttatttctatagaaaattttgtcaaaattttatttctatagaaaattttgtcaaaattttatttctatagaaaatttgtgaagtgccTCTTAGTtagggaggaatattttgcaaaatctaccaaaacatcaagatttgaaccaatctaccaaatagtaaatagtctgccatttgtggtagaattctaccaatggtGCCAACCGTGATGGT encodes:
- the Vajk3 gene encoding vajk3; this encodes MKLFICLATLLVASAYAETAAKKSVGEKKVPLEKKLDKRGLLELGYGYGHSGLDLGYLGHGSIASGHGYGFGHSGGAAIIGHSGPAIAYGHAAPSEFLISQMADVHKTITITKGVPYPVTVDRPYPVEHIKHVPVEVKVPVPQPYEVIKKVPVHVKEYVKVPVHVPQPYEVIKKVEVPVHVPVDRPYPVKVPVPQPYEVIKHVQVPVKVPVPQPYEVVKHVQVPVKVAVPVPQPYEVVKHVKVPVHVPVDRPVPVAVPKPYPVAVEKPYPVVVEKQVRVEVPYRVDRPYPVPVDRPYPVKVPVPVPQPYTVEKPVPYAVDRPVPVPVKVAVDRPYPVPVAKPVQVTVDRPVPVPVAVPVVASQSVVQHGGAGGAAVSYGTGYGGHGGYGGYAGYAISGSGHGGYYGGHGYLGGGHGAIITESHHGGYHHKKK